A stretch of DNA from Cyprinus carpio isolate SPL01 chromosome A25, ASM1834038v1, whole genome shotgun sequence:
AAGGGTTTGGTTTTGTAACAAATACACTGTTAGTTTACAATAGATGTTAAAAATAATTCAGCTGTGATTCACACTcaaattaactatttatttatttattgctgtattAGTTTGcatatggagaaaataaaaaacatacatttttgctcACAGGCCTTCTTCAGTGTGCTTCAATCCAATATCTCCACCCactatttaaacaattaaatatattttaagatttatacaacattaactaccataataaaaaaaaaaaaaacaacaaaccactctaataatccaaaacaaacaaacatgtaaatacataaaccATGCCAAATCTGTTGTGTGGATTATTCTGCTGTGGTGATTCCTGATGGGAGCTAgctgaaagagagacagagagagtttaTTGCAAGACTTTTTAAAGGGCTTATGAGGCCAAATGTGTTGAAATATCACTTTATTTCCTAACAGGTCATGTAGTTTATCAGGTGGTGAGTTTTTGTGAACAGAGTGACAATAAACTTGGAAAAATAACCACCAAAACCGCTTATCAAGGCTCTACAATCGACGAGCTGCATATTTTTGATGGCAAATTCGGATATAAGCTATTTTCAAATTGGACGGAACCAGAAAAAATACGCAATCTTGAACAGTCCAAGTCACGTCTTGAAAAGGTATATTACCCAACCTGTACAAAAATGCTGAAGAATTACCTTAAAAAGAGAGAAACTCAACTAAACAGAAAAGGTATAATGCTATCTACAAtcaatagccttttttttttttttaatttataagttaATATTCCCTTATTACTCAGTTTTCTCTGCCGTTCTTTCCTTTTGCAGTGAAACCTCAAGTCAGACTCATTCAGAAAGCAAACTCAGATTCTGGAGGGTCTCGTTTGAGTTGTTTGGCAACAGGATTTTACCCTCGTCACATCAACCTGACCCTGTTCAGAGATGGGCAGCCTGTATCTGATCATGAGATCACTGGAGGAGAGCTGCTGCCCAATGCTGACGGGACGTACCAGATGAGGAAGAGTCTGGAGATCAGTGCTGCAGATAAACACAAATACACCTGCTCTGTCACACACCTCAGCCTGGACGTCACTTTGGGTAATGAGCTCTTACagaaaacacaatctaacagtcaaaacaaaaacatttaaagtcacTCTCTCAGTCTGTGGTTGATGTTTCAGAGTTTGATCACAGGGAATCATTTAAATCAGTGATTAATCCAGTTCTGACAGTTTTGGCTCTGATGTTAGTAATTGGTAATAATTAGCAGCTGCGGTAATTAGATGTGAAGacataaaaaatgtcattcatcttgtaaactttttttttttaggatttgatTTAAGTGAACCATTTAAAACAGCGATTCTCTCAGTGCTGATAGTTTTGGCTCTGGTATTGGTGTTTGGGACTGGAGTTGTCTTATATAAATGGAGGAAGGGACAAGCAGGTAggataaaaactttaattaatgataactactatttttttttagaaaatacttGGCTTTTATGAATAACATCCTTTTGATTTTGTAGATTCCTCCAGAAGTGGTTATTCTGCTGCTTCTAGTAAGTACATTctttaaacctgttttttttaatgaattaaaaaaagttaaaaagctaaaaaagctaagtttatgaattaaatgattttattatctttttgcATATTCAGatcattcattaaacatttttttttcagaatctaaTGAACATGTCgaaacaacaacaatcaaattaaatacCATGACTTGATGCTAAATGGATCAACATCttcaaacaatgaaaaaatgagTTTCGACCGTTGCTTGGGTTTATTATGAAATAACaacattaacaatattattagtttttatgtatTCCGTTTTAACAATTGTCCTTAAAACACATTGTGATCCGTACACATCACAAATGACGTGTGCAAGATGGTGCCTGAGTGTTTGTCGGCATGCCATTTGTCTCGTCAGTTTTAAATATCCATTCAGTACTCTGCCTTTATGTGCTTTCTCAGCTGTTATTAATGCATTGTGCTGATACTATCATCACCTATAATCACCAAGTGTTGCTACACATCAAAAGTTTGTTAGAGAATCAACCCAGAGACTGTCCCATTGTACAAGATTATTGTTACTCCTCGTTCTCTCTTCCCTCGGCCGAGTTTGTTTGCCGGCTTCCTAGCTGTATTATCCATGAGCGGAAACGATGCAGAAGGAGAGGAAATCGCGGAGGTGTCTGGGTGAGGATTAGGAGAGAAGTTTACATCCCTTTGACTCAACTTTCTATTTGTGCTGTCACACTTTCCAATGGTCACTGTGGTTTATAGGCCTACCTGGCTCGGTGTTCGTGTGATGTGAGATATGCCTGTCATCTGCCCATCATACCGGACCAGCGGCAGTCGGCTGATTTCTGCACTCCTCCTCGATTGCACGTCCGAAGAAGGGATGTGAATCTTCGAAATATTAAATCATTGAAGTATGGCCGTCAATCACAAGCACAAACTTCCGTCTCCCACGTTAAGATGGCCTTCGTTAATCTGTGTCTaataagacttttattttgaatgacttTTTTACTATCCACAAATTGGATT
This window harbors:
- the LOC109059435 gene encoding class I histocompatibility antigen, B alpha chain-like, whose product is MLDDITVGYYDSETKIYVARGNTTNEDDVIDPNTVRTVSENVLNHFTERSHRLRPVNDTESHVVYQVVSFCEQSDNKLGKITTKTAYQGSTIDELHIFDGKFGYKLFSNWTEPEKIRNLEQSKSRLEKVYYPTCTKMLKNYLKKRETQLNRKVKPQVRLIQKANSDSGGSRLSCLATGFYPRHINLTLFRDGQPVSDHEITGGELLPNADGTYQMRKSLEISAADKHKYTCSVTHLSLDVTLGFDLSEPFKTAILSVLIVLALVLVFGTGVVLYKWRKGQADSSRSGYSAASKSNEHVETTTIKLNTMT